Within the Tessaracoccus flavescens genome, the region GGTGTCATCTCGGCAGGCAACACCAACTTCGGTGAGGCGTTCTGCGTCGCTGGAGACATCATCAGTCGCAAGTGTCAGGTGCCGCACCTGTACCGCGTGGAACTCTTCGGCACGCCCGAGGACATCAGGTCGATTCGTGAGGGATTGGAACAGTGGTGGAGACAGCAGTGACCGAGGCTGGGTTCAAGACCGATCCGGCGTACGCGGGGATGGACTTCCACGCGCTGAACGCCATGCTCAACCTGTACGACGCCGACGGCAGGATCCAGTTCGACGCGGACAAGAGGGCTGCGCGGGAGTACTTCCTGCAGCACGTCAACCAGAACACGGTGTTCTTCCACTCCCTGCGTGAGCGCATCGACTACCTGGTCGAGAAGGGTTACTACGAGGCCGAGGTCGTCAATGCCTACCCCTTCGCCTTCGTGGAGGAGCTGACCGACCGTGCGTATGCGGCGAAGTTCCGCTTCGAGACCTTCCTGGGCGCCTTCAAGTACTACACGAGCTACACCCTGAAGACGTTCGACGGGACCCGCTACCTGGAGCGGTTCGAGGACCGGGTCGTCATGACCGCCCTGACCCTGGCAGCCGGCGACGAGGACCTCGCCCGACACATCGTCAACGAGGTCATCTCCGGACGCTTCCAGCCCGCCACCCCCACGTTCCTCAACGCTGGGAAGGCCCAGCGCGGGGAACTCGTCTCCTGCTTCCTGCTGCGCATCGAGGACGACATGGAGTCGATCGGTCGCGCCATCAACTCGGCGCTGCAGCTGAGTAAGCGTGGCGGAGGCGTCGCCCTCCTGCTGAGCAACATCCGCGAGGTGGGTGCCCCCATCAAGCAGATCCAGAACCAGTCCTCGGGCGTCATCCCCGTGATGAAGCTCCTCGAAGACAGCTTCAGCTACGCCAACCAGCTGGGGGCCAGGCAGGGAGCGGGAGCCGTGTACCTGTCGGCCCACCACCCCGACATCATGCGGTTCCTCGACACCAAGCGTGAGAATGCGGACGAGAAGATCCGCATCAAGACGCTGTCGCTCGGCGTCGTCATCCCCGACATCACCTTCGAGCTGGCGAAGAACGGTGAGGACATGTACCTGTTCTCGCCCTACGACGTGGAGCGACTCTACGGGGTGCCGTTCGCCGACATCTCCGTCACGGAGAAGTACCGCGAGATGGTCGACGACCCGCGCATCCACAAGACCAAGATCAATGCCCGCAAGTTCTTCCAGACGCTCGCCGAGATCCAGTTCGAATCCGGCTATCCGTATGTCGTGTTCGAGGACACGGTCAATGCGGCCAACCCCATCAAGGGCCGGATCAACATGTCGAACCTGTGCTCCGAGATCCTCCAGGTCAACACGCCCTCGGCGCTGAACGACGATCTGTCCTACGAGGTCATCGGCAAGGACATCTCCTGCAACCTGGGATCGCTCAACATCGCGCTCGCCATGGATTCGCCCGATCTGGGTGCCACCATCGAGACGGCCATCAGGGCCCTGACCGCGGTGAGTGATCAGAGCCACATCGGATCCGTCCCGTCCGTCGCCGCCGGCAACGACCGCTCACATGCCATCGGCCTCGGGCAGATGAATCTCCACGGTTACCTGGCGCGTGAACGGGTGCACTACGGCTCCGAGGAGGGTATCGATTTCACCAACATCTACTTCCTCACTGTGCTGTTCCA harbors:
- the nrdE gene encoding class 1b ribonucleoside-diphosphate reductase subunit alpha yields the protein METAVTEAGFKTDPAYAGMDFHALNAMLNLYDADGRIQFDADKRAAREYFLQHVNQNTVFFHSLRERIDYLVEKGYYEAEVVNAYPFAFVEELTDRAYAAKFRFETFLGAFKYYTSYTLKTFDGTRYLERFEDRVVMTALTLAAGDEDLARHIVNEVISGRFQPATPTFLNAGKAQRGELVSCFLLRIEDDMESIGRAINSALQLSKRGGGVALLLSNIREVGAPIKQIQNQSSGVIPVMKLLEDSFSYANQLGARQGAGAVYLSAHHPDIMRFLDTKRENADEKIRIKTLSLGVVIPDITFELAKNGEDMYLFSPYDVERLYGVPFADISVTEKYREMVDDPRIHKTKINARKFFQTLAEIQFESGYPYVVFEDTVNAANPIKGRINMSNLCSEILQVNTPSALNDDLSYEVIGKDISCNLGSLNIALAMDSPDLGATIETAIRALTAVSDQSHIGSVPSVAAGNDRSHAIGLGQMNLHGYLARERVHYGSEEGIDFTNIYFLTVLFHALSASNRIAIERGVTFEGFADSKYASGEFFDKYLDRDWEPQTQRVRELFEGHHIPTRDDWAELKASIQAHGIYNQNLQAVPPTGSISYINNSTSSIHPIAAKIEIRKEGKLGRVYYPAPFMDNDNLEFYKDAYEIGYERVIDTYAAATQHVDQGLSLTLFFTDAATTRDINKAQIYAWRKGIKTIYYIRLRQQALEGTEVEGCVSCTL